The window TTCTTCATTTCCTAAAAAGGTTACCTAATAAATTTACTGCTGGTGATGATGATCTTCCTGCATTTTTCATTCGTGATTGCTGTGCAGTTTTTGCAGTTCcgcttcatttaataattaacctatCCTTAAGCACTTGCTTGTTTCCTAAACTTTGGAAGCGCTCACGCATTGTTCCTGTATTCAAGCATAGCGAACGTACCAACATTACTGATTATCGACCAATATCGTTATTGTCCAATTTCGCTAAGGTATTTGAATGTGGCTGAAGTTTGATTCACTCGCCAGACACAGATTCGAATATTTATAGTCGATCAAACAAGTAGTGGTCCtcaaattttctttcaaatatgAACTTCTTTTCTCACCACTTGGGAGCGTTTCACTCTAAAATCACGCTAAGTACTTAAGTTGAACCCTCTAGAACCCCCGTGCACGATCAGAACCCCCGAATTTAGAGATGGGGATGCAGGGTgagggtttaatttttattcattttgtagggtaactttaggattttttttctcatcccccgcggagtgcttcactttgcaaccacgctaaataattaagtcgaaccCTCTAGAACCCCGTGCACGATCAGAACCTTCGAATTTATAGATGGGGATGCAGGGtgagggtttaatttttgttaattttgtagggtacctttagaattttttttctcatgtCCCGCGGAGTGCTTTACTTTGCAACCacgataaataattaagtcgaaccCTCTAGAAACTCCGTGCACGATCAGAACCCGCGAATTTAGAAATGGGGATGCAGGGTgaggatttaatttttggtaattttgtaGAGTAagtttaggattttttttctcatcctCCGTGGAGTGCTTCACTTTGCAACCacgttaaataattaagtcgaaccCTCTAAAACCCCCGTGCATGATCAGAACCCCCGAATTTAGAGATGGGGATGCAGGGtgagggtttaatttttgttaattttgtagagtaagtttaggattttttttctcatcccccGTGGAGTGCTTCACTTTGCAACCACACTGAATAATTAAATCGAACCCTCTAGAACCCCCGTGGACGATCAGAACCCCCGAATTTAGAGATGGGGATGCAGGGtgagggtttaatttttgttaattttgtagagTAACTTGGGGGTTCTGATCATACCCGGGGGTTCTAGAGGGTtctacttaattatttagcgtggttgcaaagtgaagcactccacgggggatgagaaaaaaaatcctaaagttactctacaaaattaacaaaagttTAACCCTCACCCTGCATCCCCATCTCAAAATTCGAGGTTTCTGATCGCGCATGGGGGTTCTAGAGGGTTCGAGTTAATTATTTAGCGTGGTTGCAAAGTGAAGCACCCCCCgggggatgagaaaaaaaaatcctaaaattaCTCTACAAAATTATCAGAAATTAAACCCACCTCCAGCATCCCCATCTCTAGATACGGGGGTTCTAGAGGGTTCAACTTAAATACTTAGCACGATTTTAGAGTGAAACGCTCCTAAGTGGTGAGAAAAGAAGttcatatttgaaataaaattttaggaCCACTACTTGTTTGATCGACTGTAAATATTCGAATCTGTGTCTGGCGAGTGAATCTAACTTCAGCCACAGAACAGATTATTTACAGGATGATTTATCCACAGGTTCAGTCATTTGTGTCACCATATCAACATGGGTTTATCAAGCGTCGTTCGACCATTACCAACCTCGCGGTGGTTACTGAGGTAATTTGTGAATCTTTGGATAGGGGCGGTCAGGTAGATGTGGTATACACTGATTTTTCTAAAGCATTCGACATGATTCATCATGACGTCCTCTTGTATAAACTTAGTGCTTTTGGCTTATCTCCTAAGTTTATGaaactgttttattattatgtgtACTGCAACGGTTATACGTCTATGGAGTTTACGGCTAGGTCTGGTGTTCCTCACGGCTCAAATCTAGGTCCCCTACTATTTGTTATCTTCTTGAATGACCTTCTagacaaattttcatcaagcgTACTAGCTTATGCAGATGATCTGAAACTATTCCGACCTATTTTTGCGGACCGTGATGTCAGTGTTCAGTCGGATTTGGACGTCTTGGTGGAATGGTGTAACCGTTATCAGCTAAAGATTAATGCCAATAAGTGCGGTGCGGTTAGTTTTACACGCAAGCTATCTCCTCTTCCATCTTCTTATTATATAGAAGGTGTTCTTCTTGAGAAACTATCTACAATCAAGGATCTGGGGGTAACTTTTGACCGCAAATTGTCTTTTGTACCTCACCACGAAAATATTGCATCTTCTGCAGCGAGGATGCTTGGTTTCGTTTTGCTTTTTCTGATATCGACCCTATTTTCGACCTTTATATTGTCCAAATTGGAATATGGCTCTGTAATTTGGTCGCCACATTATGTGTGTCATAGACTTATGTTGGAGAGAATTCAGAGGagatttctcaaatatttgtCTCTACGCCTGGACGGATCATACCCGGATCGTGGAATGGATTACGCATCCCTGCTGCGGCGTCACAACTTTTCTGCACTAGACGTAAGAAGAGATGACCAGCGCATCAAGTTTTTGCAGAAGTTAGTGCACGGTGAATTGGATTGTGGTTGGTTGTTGTCGCGGATCATTTTCGCGGTGCCTACGCGTACAACACGTAGTACAAATCAGTTTTATTTGAGGAATTGCAGATCCAATGTTTTAGCCAACTCCCCGGTGCAGAGGATGTGTAAACTAACTAACAATCAAGGACCTTGAAAACCAGCGAGTCATGGTTAGAAGACTGTATAATAAAGTCAGGAATTCCAAACTCGAGCAAACATGGGATCTCTATAGAAAAGCCCTAACGGAATATAACTTGGCTATCCGCAAAGCCAAAAGAAAAACCTGGCGCAGCTTCTGTGAAGGCATAGACAATACGCCTACAGTTGCTCGTCTGCATAAGATCTTGGCAAAAGATCACAACGCTGATCTAGGCCACCTATGCAAACAAGATGGTAAATATACAGAGGATGCTAAGGAATCGTTGGAGCTCCTACTGAGTACACACTTTCCTTTCTTAAAAGTCTGCCCCCATGCAGATGCCGACCCTGAAGTAATGGACATAACCCGTCCATCAGGTAGGGTTCGCAGCACAGCTGGGAATATTTTCACACCCAACAGAGTAAGGTGGGCTATCTCGAATTTCAAGCCCCTAAAATCGCTTGGAGGAGACGGAATTCTGCCTATATTTCTGCAAAAAGGCTTAGAAGACCTTCTCCCAATAATAATATCCCTATATATAGCTAGCTACAGCTTTAGCTATATACCCACTCTATGGaggaaagtaaaggtggtCTTCATACCTAAAGGTGGTAGGCGTTCAAACGTGGACCCCACGGCGAAAACGGTGAAaaggtaatcgatcaatacctaaggaatggagtgcttgtcacaaatccactccaccctagccaacatacttaccagaaagcaaaatcaacaattaccgctctccatgctttgactagcaccttagaggaggcaattgcaaccaaagagatagccctttgtgctttcatagatatagagggtgcgtttgataacacctcatatgaatccatagagaaggctctaaacgtaaaagacatacatccgtcgacaatcaagaggtgtatagccatgttgaaaagtcggcagatcacagccagtctgggAGGCGAGTCGCTGACTATAAAGGCGCTAAGGAGGAGTGTtatcacctctattatggtgcctggtagttgatgacttgatgaacagcttactaaaaacggatttaagatacaagggtatgctgatgacctggtaatcacaatccgaggtaaatatgattcaatcataactcagctaatgcagaaagccctactactcaccagtacttggtgcagaggcaatgggctcagcatcaatcccaataaaatcgaaatagtccctttcactcggagaaggaagctacaaataaaagcaccctccattgaaagcagaactattaacctcaaaacagaaacgaaatacctaggggtaatacttgaaagtaaactaaactggaactcacacttagataaggtgaggaaaaaggccatcatggcaaaccagatctgccgcaggctcctaggaaggaactggggtctcaaaccacgaatggctcattgggcctacgtagcaataatcagacccatggtcgcctacgcctcattggtttggtggccaaaaacaaaacataagacagctcaaTAACaactggcacaaatccagtcttaacataacgggtgcaatgagatcctgtccgacggttgctttggaagccctactcggtctcacaccgctccacatatatatacaaaaagaggcagccttaagtgccttatcactgaaaacagtttcttcactcaagttgatgcagggtaacctcagaggacacctcgagatcctcaaggacccatgtctaaatcacctgattgaaattaaaacggacctcataccgacggaatacaatttcaaccaaccgtataaggtcatatttagtagcagggatgattgggcctcaactaaaaagaggagccctagcctggtacaccgatgcttcaaagacagtaagatctggagtaggcatgggcatcagtggaccaaatagccacatcaaattgcccctcagctcggacttaacaattttccaagcagaagttcttgctataaacttctgcaccgctttgaacctacagaagggacaaaaaggtgcatccataaacattttcacagacagtcgggccgccttaaaggcaattcaggcctacacgtatggctccgcactgatcagagagtgtaccaacaacctgagagaactcgctaggagcaatgatgttacccggAGCCTACGATATTCCAGGCCGTACTGTGATGGTGGGGGTTCGGGGTATAAACTACGATGACAAAGACGGACTATAGCAGTGTAGCCGTTTTAAGAAGACATTCATCGTTCTACGtggatagaaaaaaatatttgtttttatgtggcattaaattttcttactttcctactattttctgcaaaattattattatttatgatttttgtataattatttaaaaatatattgcaCAAAAccgatgtaaaaaaaaaattacaaagaaagGCTAAATAGAACAAAGGAAAACCCAACCACAAAATAGACGGCAACGAATATAAGCTTAACTctgagaaaatattaattaaaaacacaaTCTTCTTTATAAAAAGACGAAAATctgatgaaaaacaaaaatgaaaaattaaataagacgTAGAAAACCTACAGAAAAAACCCTGAAAATATCTAACGTTTAAAACTGTGAGGACGCTCCGACTACCTATCAGCTCGACAGTTAAAACACGACTGAGTGGTACCCCGAGATGAAGAATCGTACCCTGAGATTCGAGTCTCCCCACCATTACAGTATGGCCTGGAATATCGTAGGCTCcgtgttaccctatggtgggttccaggtcacagcaacattgagggcaatgagaaggccgacaagctggccaaagaggcagcaaacacgccctttATTGGATCCCAACCTGGATGtgaactacaaaaaagccacctaaaacaaataacaactgggaggcttcaaagctggaaagaacttccaggtcacagacaagcgaagagtatgataactccgtcgcaaaacaaaaccaaagaggttttatgcctcagcaaaggggatctaagaacgctctcaggctacctaaccggccatgtgcccctaaaataccacctcttccacattggacaagctgaggatcaaacttgtcgactatgcaacgacgagtcagaaactgctgaacatatactgtgcaattgcgtcgccagaggacgtctaaggcacaacgtcttcggtaaaactcccctgttacctaccgacataaaggttcaagacctcaagacaatactaaggttcattaaggacctacatttgccctaaacctttggagggctaaagttacaatagatcttataggtcgcggtaacgagaggggccgccctcctcagcccggcagcaataataataataataataatcgataTTGGCCGAAAATCACTCAGGCGAGTAGGGCACTTAATCTTAGGAATGGGAACAACGCAGGCCTGTTTCCAAATTGTAGGAAAGGTCGAAGACTCTATGGAGAAATTAAAGATATGAAGCAATGGTGGAGTAATTACGTCCAAGATGGGAAGGAGTTGCCTAACACTAACATCGTCAGCACCGACACTTGTAGAGCGCGTTCAGACTCCTCAAACATGGTGAAAGAAAACCGAGAATTGACGAGAGCAGAACCACTGATAGTGAGCAATGTTGACTTCTTGATTGACTCGTCGAGAGTAGTGGGCGAATTAGCAAAATAAGCACCTAAAGAATTACAATCAAAGCTATGGCAGGAAGGAGTTTCAATTACGCCAAGAGAACGCATGGTCTTCCAAAACGTTTTCGGTGTTGTATAAGATAACTTCTGataaatgtaagtttttttgGCATTTCGGCAACGGTGGTTACAGAGGTTCTGTAGAACGCGGTAGTTTTCTCTATTAATAGGATTAGAATATTAGAATAGGATTAGATTTTATCAGTTCAAAACATTTCCAACAAACTTTTCCACGTTTTGGTACTTCTAGTACCATTTCCGTTTCctctttcaaattttttatgtatccTTCTGACCAACCTTCTGAATTGTCTACTATCTTGACAGAAGTTCTCTTCCCCAGAGTTTCTTTTTGCCCATTTTAAAACTCTCTTACAGTTGTTCCTTTTCTGCATGTACTCTTCATACTCTGGTTGCTGTCTTGTCCTCTTCCATTGCCTCCATGCCGCCTTATTCTCTGTTACTACTTCCTTGACTTTATTATTCCATCTACTGGTGCTTTTCATCACATTTATCCCAGCTGCTGGTGCTCTTAGCTTTTCCCATCTTATTCTCTAATTCTTAGTTTTCTTTCTCGGTCTCGCTCCCTTAAATACAGTATCTGCCACCAGCAAATGATGGTCTGTAGAAAGCTCTGAAAGATTTCTTCTACacaaacttaattttattaaatttaaattaagctAGATTACGGctctaaattattataactccaaattttattctttacttatacatttttaccctaaaatacattttttagttcgagtttcataataaatttttggttatctaactaaatattatttttaaattaatttcttaaggATTCTTCGTAACCAATCCAGCCGGTCCTTTAGCAGTAGCAACTTGCCCTTCGGGCAAAACCCTCATCGGACTAAATCCAAGCTCATTCTTCGGGATTCCATATTGCACCATTTTCTCTTCATAAGTATCAACCAAATCATCGTGAGCCTTACAAACCCTCGCCAATTCATATTGCAAATCAGCAATCgtcttattctttttattcaatatattctaaaaataaaaattaaattaaattttgttgtaggaatctttttaatttaatttcaccTCAAACTTAGCATTTAACCCCGATGGTAATTTCTTGGTCGTTGTTAATTCCCCGATTATTGCATCTTTAGTTTCCGCGTCATTGGTTAAAGTTTCGATTCGTTTCTGTAGGAGAGCATTTTTTAGTCCAGTTTTTTGTTGCACTTCTAAGACTCCGATAACAAATCGGTTATGAAGCTCATCTTTTTCGGCTTGCAACTTTTCAAAACGCAGTTCTAAAGCTTCGTTATGCCAACGGATATCGTCGAGTTCCTTTTGGGATTGtcccaatttaatttttgtgttctaaaagattaaatgattaaaaataaatttaattaaattctttggAATTACagctaaagaaattttatctttctcgTAATTAACTAATTGTcgtttaaattctttaacatCGAGTAAAGCTTGTTTTAACGGTTCGGTTAATCGTTTATTTTCGTGCGTTAAATCGGTGACTTGTTTTGACATCCTTTCGTTTTGTTTCCTTAAAACTTCCATTTGATCTTTTAAGCTGCTTATTAAGGCTAGATTATTTAAGGTGATATcgttgtaataatttttcatatcgTTGAAAGACGACTCGTTATTTCGCGTTAAATCGTTAATTTGCGTGTTTTTTCTTTCCTCGACTTCAGACATTTCCATGCGATGTTTTATCGCCAATTCttcttttaagttttgaaaCCTCTTTTCGTATTTCATCTCGAGTTCTTTGGCTTGTTGTAAAAAATCTTCTCGGGCGTTGTGGAGGTCTTCGCTGAATTGCATCTTTAACGCTTTGATTTGATCCAAATTATTCATCTCTTGCTCTCTTAGGTTACATTTTAATTCTCGCTTATCGTTTAGtaattctttttcttgctCGGTGTGGTCGTCTAAAGCTTGTTTTAACGAAACCATAGCTTCGGCTTTGGTTTCTGTTAGATCTAATTGGTGCTCGTATTGGAGATGTTTcactttttgcttaaaaaatcttaattccTCCTCGTTCGCTTCGGCTGCTTCTTCAATTTGGCGATCTTTGTTGCGTAATTTAGCTTTAACCTCGTCCAATTCGCTCCGGGTGATTTCCCAAAATGTGCGGATTTTATCCCGTTCCATTTGGAAGAAATTTCTTTCCTCCCGTTCGCGGTCATTTTGCTCTTTTATGCTTATTGCGAAAACTTCGAGTTGTTCTCGACTCATCGGAGTTGTATCCACTCCATCGATTATGACTAAAAGAATTACATAAAATGATGAAAGATGCTATAATTAGATGTTTGTTGTTAAATGAGGTCATCGAGGTGTGAATAAATGCATTATTTAACTTACTGGCTGGTTTCTTTTTGTCTTTCTTAGGCGgctaaaagttaaaattaaaaattaggcttaattaaattcttaaatGCAATAATTAccatgattaaaattaatttgctcCGAATACGAAGAAAGTTTTGTTGACGTTAAACTGACATAATCGATCAAACTTTAATATACATTTAAAGTTATttgtgtcaaaattaattaatttcttaacaatttgctctaaattaaacgaaattcataaaattaaacaaattatttttgttaaataattatttaaatttaaataaataatgaaatagGCAACCAAATATACACCAAAACATAATCGGTTGCATacacaacataatttttaattatttatttattttattttataacaattaattatattgtttaaaacgATCACGCGTCTTGATGACTAAAGATTAACgcgtttttgttataaacaatttaaatgcGTCTCAactttagttatttttaaaatgaattttttgaattaattaatttaattatttacaacaattaagaattaaattaagatgTAGACGAAAATTGATGGATTCGTTAATGCGAATTTCTCAATTAgcgattttaaataatttaattatcgaTCGGTCGCTAATTATCGAAGgcgaataattaaattgtttgttaaaaatttaattattacctcggtgtgaattaaatttcgtaaattttccaacaataattaatttatttttacaatattcTGAAAATGGTGATCGGATCTAGAGCAAAAACACCTTTGAAAATGGAATGTTGGTCTAAATACCTCTACATCTTCAAGGTTTAATTAGTGATGTAATTAACACCACGGTAAAAAagtcaataaacaaaaaaaatctctttattacatctttttaaatagaggaagtaataaaacatcaaatttaacgactaattgttttaaatgtttattttttatcatcaaCCTTGAacgtgaaaaatattttaataacactttctagtactttaaactttaaatgtatttatttataagaaaaaaaaatcgtttctttttttagtaaCGCAATTTATTTCATTGCGTCTCAACTTCGTGCTGTCTCTTCTGatggtaaataatttaagacGTAGAAGAAAAAAACAAGACGTGTTATACGTGCACACCTAATGGCATTTTTCAGATTAAAAATAGACAAGAACTTAGAAAAAGTTCTTTTCGTGCTGAGTAAACAAGtcgattttaaacaatttaactGTTTTTAACCGTTTCCACGATAATGCGACAAAAATTATGGTGGAATTTGATTTCAACCTTGATTTCTTACAAATTGAAGGTTAGAAAACCACAACAATCagactttttttaaatgttaattaaaggTTTTGGGCGTAACATCCTGAGTTAAGAAATTAAGGGGATTTTtatggtttaaaaataaatcataataactttacACTTGATGGAGTTTTGCTAACAACCACCAATAAATTCTGATATGGAACGCTGTGTATAAAGAGATTTTTAACAACATTGATAAAGACAAGTCATACTATGACAACAATTTGAGAAGATTGGgttatgaaacatttttaagttatatataccaaattataaggtTCAaccattcattttatatatatttttaaaaatttctgatttaatttgacgtttcttaaacaaaaaaatgttttctcaaaattagTTAAGATTTAagtaatgaaactttttgaggttataaagaaacgtttgaggttagcttATGCCAAATATTATGTTTCCAAAGAGAACCCTTCGTTATATATATGCTTTCAAATATTGATGgtttgatttgatttttttaagaatgaggttaaaaaaaaaattgttttctcctaaacggttaggattaaagaaatgaaactttttggggttataaagaaacgtttgaggttagcttATGCCAAATATTATGTTTCCAAAGAGAACCCTTCGTTATATATATGCTTTCAAATATTGATGGTTTgattcgatttttttgaaaattaggttaaggaaaaaattgttttctcctaaacttttaggattaaagaaattaaactttttagggttataaagaaacgtttgaggttagcttATGCCAAATATTATATTTCCAAAGAGTACCCTTCGTTATATATATGCTTTCAAATATTGATGGTTTgattcgatttttttgaaaatgacgttaaggaaaaaattgttttctcctaaacggttaggattaaagaaatgaaactttttgaggttataaagaaacgtttgaggttagcttATGCCAAATATTATATTTCCAAAGAGTACCCTTCGTTATACATATGCTTTCAAATATTGATGgtttgatttgatttttttgaaaatgaggttaaggataaaataattttctcctaaactgttaggattaaagaaatgaaactttttgaggttataaagaaacgtttgaggttagcttATGCCAAATATTATATTTCCAAAGAGTACCCTTCGTTATACATATGCTTTCAAATATTGATGgtttgatttgatttttttgaaaatgaggttaaggataaaataattttctcctaaactgttaggattaaagaaatgaaactttttggggttataaagaaacgtttgaggttaactTATGCCAAATATTATGTTTCCAAAGAGAACCCTTCGTTATATATATGCTTTCAAATATTGATGgtttaattcgatttttttgaaaatgaggttaaggaaaaaaattattttctcctaaacggttaggattaaagaaataaaactttttgaggttataaagaaacgtttgaggttagcttATGCCAAATATTATGTTTCCAAAGAAAACCCTTCGTTATTTATGTGCTTTCAAATATTGATGgtttgatttgatttttttgaaaatgaggttaaggaaaaaaattgttttctcctaaacggttaggattaaagaaatgaaactttttgaggttataaagtaacGTTTAAGGTTAGCTTATGCCAAATATTATGTTTCCAAAGAGAACCCTTCGTTATATATATGCTTTCAAATATTGATGGTTTgattcgatttttttgaaaattaggttaaggaaaaaattgtttcctcctaaacggttaggattaaagaaatgaaactttttggggttataaagaaacgtttgaggttagcttATGCCAAATATTATGTTTCCAAAGAAAACCCTTCGTTATTTATGTGCTTTCAAATATTGATGgtttgatttgatttttttgaaaatgaggttaaggaaaaaaattgttttctcctaaacggttaggattaaagaaatgaaactttttgaggttataaagtaacGTTTAAGGTTAGCTTATGCCAAATATTATGTTTCCAAAGAGAACCCTTCGTTATATATATGCTTTCAAATATTGATGGTTTgattcgatttttttgaaaattaggttaaggaaaaaattgtttcctcctaaacggttaggattaaagaaatgaaactttttgaggttataaagtaatGTTTAAGGTTAGCTTATGCCAAATATTATGTTTCCAAAGAGAACCCTTCGTTATATATATGCTTTCAAATATTGATggtttgatttaatttttttaagaatgaggttaaggaaaaaaattgttttctcctaaacggttag of the Onthophagus taurus isolate NC chromosome 10, IU_Otau_3.0, whole genome shotgun sequence genome contains:
- the LOC111421761 gene encoding dynein regulatory complex subunit 4; this translates as MPPKKDKKKPAIIIDGVDTTPMSREQLEVFAISIKEQNDREREERNFFQMERDKIRTFWEITRSELDEVKAKLRNKDRQIEEAAEANEEELRFFKQKVKHLQYEHQLDLTETKAEAMVSLKQALDDHTEQEKELLNDKRELKCNLREQEMNNLDQIKALKMQFSEDLHNAREDFLQQAKELEMKYEKRFQNLKEELAIKHRMEMSEVEERKNTQINDLTRNNESSFNDMKNYYNDITLNNLALISSLKDQMEVLRKQNERMSKQVTDLTHENKRLTEPLKQALLDVKEFKRQLVNYEKDKISLANTKIKLGQSQKELDDIRWHNEALELRFEKLQAEKDELHNRFVIGVLEVQQKTGLKNALLQKRIETLTNDAETKDAIIGELTTTKKLPSGLNAKFENILNKKNKTIADLQYELARVCKAHDDLVDTYEEKMVQYGIPKNELGFSPMRVLPEGQVATAKGPAGLVTKNP